A region from the Macrobrachium nipponense isolate FS-2020 chromosome 47, ASM1510439v2, whole genome shotgun sequence genome encodes:
- the LOC135204424 gene encoding uncharacterized protein LOC135204424, translated as MWPEQADVSTCYPPETPEEVLTTVVSEEATCPIEIRRFASLPKLINVTKLSQYFPEELSYLNKNSHKIPARIKCLGLFLDENGLLRCTGRLQNADHLPYSSKFPLLLPPNSPLTGLIVIQAHENVLHAGVQDTICKVREEYWIPRLRQCVKKMKTKCHLCNRLEGPALRRPPPPPLPACRVNSLRPFGHFAVTGVDLTGQILICNPATKELDKVYIVVFTCTSTRACHLEVVKDLTSTAFLNSFRRFTARRSCPRRMISDNATNFKTGSSLIQSLYDDTDIQSTLTRENCKWTFITPRAPHQGGFYERMVGSVKSALKKAIFKKRINSDELNTIVTEIERRINNRPLTYVDATSPDTVDALTPSHLLYGYRLNSLPTTIDRHYLNDPDFELDHKQCNERFKFVSQVIHAFQEQWEKEYLQSLRDRHYFNGDPTQPFQIRIKVGDVVLVHNDTPRCMWKLARVIQLMPSSDGLVRVVKLQTSNGETTRSVDKLYPLEVSKPEDMYTVEAAEKNLGDSQNSEGYQAEERPKRRAATNSRRFLQQLINDEAV; from the exons ATGTGGCCAGAGCAGGCAGATGTATCTACATGCTACCCACCTGAAACACCTGAAGAAGTTTTAACTACAGTTGTCAGTGAAGAAGCTACTTGTCCCATAGAGATCCGTAGGTTCGCTTCCCTTCCTAAACTTATAAATGTCACTAAGCTA AGTCAGTATTTCCCAGAGGAGTTGTCATACCTTAACAAGAATTCCCACAAAATTCCAGCCAGAATTAAATGCCTAGGCTTGTTCCTGGATGAGAATGGACTTTTGCGATGCACTGGGAGACTACAAAATGCGGACCACCTTCCATATAGCAGTAAATTTCCTCTGCTTTTACCTCCAAATTCTCCTTTGACTGGACTTATAGTCATtcaagcacatgaaaatgttcttcatgcaGGCGTTCAAGACACAATTTGCAAGGTGAGAGAAGAATACTGGATACCAAGACTGAGACAGTGtgtcaagaagatgaaaacgAAGTGCCACCTATGTAACCGTCTGGAAGGACCTGCATTGCGCAGGCCTCCTCCACCACCTCTACCCGCTTGCAGAGTGAACAGTCTCCGGCCATTTGGCCATTTTGCGGTGACCGGAGTAGATTTGACTGGACAAATTCTTATCTGCAATCCAGCCACTAAAGAACTAGACAAGGTTTACATAGTCGTATTCACTTGTACCTCAACACGAGCTTGTCACCTGGAAGTGGTAAAAGACTTAACCAGCACTGCTTTTCTCAATTCCTTCAGGCGATTCACTGCACGAAGATCTTGCCCTCGTCGAATGATTTCTGACAACGCCACTAACTTCAAAACTGGTTCTTCCTTGATTCAGTCCTTGTATGATGACACTGACATACAGTCCACACTGACTAGGGAAAATTGTAAATGGACATTCATCACCCCTAGGGCGCCCCATCAAGGAGGCTTCTATGAGAGGATGGTTGGCAGTGTGAAATCAGCACTAAAGAAAGCTATATTCAAGAAGAGGATTAATTCTGACGAACTGAATACCATTGTCACTGAGATAGAGCGTCGTATTAACAATAGACCTCTTACATATGTGGATGCTACATCTCCAGATACCGTCGATGCCCTTACCCCTTCCCACCTGTTGTATGGCTACCGGTTAAACTCGTTACCCACTACCATAGACCGGCATTACCTGAATGACCCAGATTTTGAGCTTGACCACAAACAATGTAATGAGAGATTCAAGTTTGTATCTCAGGTAATACATGCATTCCAAGAACAGTGGGAGAAGGAATACTTGCAGTCCCTGAGAGATAGACACTATTTCAACGGTGATCCAACCCAGCCGTTCCAAATCAGGATTAAAGTAGGAGATGTGGTGTTAGTACATAATGACACCCCTCGTTGCATGTGGAAATTGGCAAGGGTCATTCAGCTGATGCCCAGCTCTGATGGACTGGTCAGAGTTGTGAAGCTACAGACCAGCAATGGAGAGACAACTAGGTCAGTTGACAAACTTTACCCGCTGGAGGTCTCTAAGCcagaggatatgtatactgtagaAGCTGCGGAGAAAAATTTAGGAGACAGTCAGAATTCTGAAGGCTATCAAGCAGAAGAGAGACCGAAGAGAAGAGCCGCCACCAACTCGAGGCGATTCTTACAGCAGTTGATTAATGATGAAGCTGTTTAA